From Glycine max cultivar Williams 82 chromosome 11, Glycine_max_v4.0, whole genome shotgun sequence, the proteins below share one genomic window:
- the LOC100783311 gene encoding uncharacterized protein: MESSSEQRLQSLERCIEEKEKKLVSIKRQFGREIDAKEREYDVVTRKVEERNRELESVQRRITDCEWKLDTVRRMITESDEVYQQKQRGIQDSDRELAEKEAHRSLIADMIREREQELRAKDAEFQQVLDEGMALKNKVAQLNDDLKTKKEELDVVTRSLINEQATETTIKSMRARIKQLLRQPYESESKQKQFEGQAKELESKQKHYERQVKELQSKQKQYEGRVKELKLNEKLYERKVRELGSREKQYETRMKELESNEKQCETRMKEVESNAKQYEKRVKELVSHERQYVKSVIELNSKEKQIEGQMVDLESKKNQYEGLVKELESKEARCKVLLKELESIEKKIQEQMKDLEFKKNQCESSRKSFEEEKLSKQKSNDQQHFTNANSASLFNQQNFTGADNSKNLPLFINLLEKYELMCSQVSDALQTFANPTKLVLDTIKGFYTSHSRQGLIEYDASISRRICNLLMDELKKSSPVIGIRVKQEAIKLATDWKANLVAGDKDCLEVLDFFKFVATYEIGSSFDAIELQRLLDIIALQYQTLQAIGKIKEPSGNNYPTPSRYNYPTISNSLYFVETIFTSTVSFTLYNQSSPTIDGRNLHFPSIKHINESVNLHTSSDPAKLVLDIILVPIASEKQGSEGAIIIDESHILLLEQLMRISPRVKPRVREEALKIAFALKANIRESAENSLTILGFLLLLSAYGLVSYFRKDELFKQLESAAQHKQAVELFRTLGFVDKIFDFVRNLIMKQQHIEAVRFICAYKLADKIQPVDLLRQHVAKVKSVTNRFACMKESVEQKIKVRDEEIVGLRTVLECISENNLESHQDLVKEINDRIVDLEKQKENVVRLTSGPSSEVEEKTCGGEAVTVTVHKPEEKKRHVGFVFPENYFRPANPMAWSGNNGTNYYGNSRPPYPPFG; this comes from the exons ATGGAGAGTAGCAGCGAGCAGAGACTGCAGTCCCTGGAGCGTTGCATtgaggagaaggagaagaaactCGTCTCCATCAAACGCCAATTCGGCCGCGAAATTGACGCCAAAGAGAGGGAATACGACGTGGTGACGAGGAAAGTCGAAGAACGGAACAGAGAGTTGGAGTCAGTACAGAGGAGGATCACCGATTGTGAGTGGAAACTCGACACCGTGCGCCGCATGATCACCGAGAGCGATGAGGTTTACCAGCAAAAACAGAGGGGCATTCAGGATAGTGACCGTGAACTCGCCGAGAAGGAGGCGCACCGCTCTTTGATCGCGGACATGATCAGAGAGCGCGAGCAAGAGTTGAGGGCCAAGGACGCCGAGTTTCAGCAGGTTTTGGACGAAGGCATGGCTCTCAAAAACAAAGTTGCTCAACTCAACGATGACCTTAAGACCAAAAAGGAAGAGCTTGACGTCGTGACGCGGAGCTTGATTAATGAACAAGCCACTGAAACCACCATCAAGTCCATGCGTGCCAGAATTAAGCAACTACTTCGCCAGCCATATGAGTCTGAGTCTAAACAGAAGCAATTTGAAGGTCAAGCGAAGGAGCTTGAATCAAAACAGAAGCATTATGAACGCCAAGTAAAGGAACTCCAATCAAAACAGAAGCAATATGAAGGAAGAGTGAAAGAGCTTAAGTTAAATGAGAAGTTGTATGAAAGAAAAGTCAGGGAGCTTGGTTCTAGAGAGAAACAATATGAAACAAGAATGAAAGAGCTTGAGTCAAATGAGAAGCAGTGTGAAACAAGAATGAAAGAGGTTGAGTCAAATGCGAAGCAATAtgaaaaaagagtaaaagaacTTGTTTCACATGAGAGGCAATATGTAAAAAGTGTGATTGAGCTCAATTCAAAGGAGAAGCAAATTGAAGGACAAATGGTGGATCTTGAGTCCAAAAAGAACCAATATGAAGGACTAGTGAAGGAGCTTGAGTCAAAAGAAGCACGGTGTAAAGTGCTACTCAAGGAGCTCGAGtcaatagagaaaaaaattcaagaacaaATGAAGGATCTAGAGTTCAAAAAGAATCAATGTGAATCATCAAGAAAATCatttgaagaggaaaaactgtcGAAACAGAAGTCTAATGACCAACAACATTTCACAAATGCCAACAGTGCAAGTCTCTTTAACCAACAAAATTTTACAGGTGCAGATAATAGCAAGAATTTACCTTTGTTCATTAATCTTCTGGAAAAGTACGAGTTGATGTGTAGTCAAGTCTCTGATGCTCTCCAAACATTTGCTAACCCTACTAAGCTGGTGCTAGATACAATAAAAGGTTTTTACACTTCTCATTCAAGGCAAGGACTTATTGAATATGATGCAAGTATCTCAAGGAGAATATGTAATCTTTTAATGGATGAATTGAAGAAATCTTCGCCGGTAATTGGGATTCGTGTTAAACAAGAAGCAATCAAATTGGCAACTGACTGGAAGGCAAACTTAGTTGCGGGTGATAAGGATTGTTTAGAGGTTCTGGACTTTTTTAAGTTTGTTGCTACTTATGAGATTGGTTCATCTTTCGATGCAATTGAGCTTCAGAGGCTTCTAGATATAATTGCCCTACAATATCAAACTCTGCAAGCCATTGGTAAAATTAAAGAACCTTCAGGTAACAATTACCCTACACCTTCTAGATATAATTACCCTACAATATCAAACTCTCTCTACTTTGTCGAAACAATTTTCACCTCAACTGTTTCCTTTACTCTGT ATAATCAATCGAGTCCCACCATTGATGGAAGAAATTTGCATTTTCCCAGTATTAAGCACATAAATGAGTCGGTTAATCTCCATACATCATCAGATCCAGCAAAACTTGTTTTGGATATCATACTGGTCCCTATTGCTTCAGAGAAACAGGGAAGTGAAGGTGCTATTATCATTGATGAGAGCCACATCTTACTGTTGGAACAATTGATGAGAATCTCACCACGGGTCAAACCCCGTGTAAGAGAGGAGGCGCTGAAGATAGCATTTGCTTTGAAAGCGAACATAAGAGAAAGTGCTGAAAACTCTTTGACAATTCTGGGCTTTCTATTGTTACTATCTGCTTATGGATTGGTTTCTTATTTTAGAAAAGATGAGCTTTTCAAGCAGTTGGAATCTGCTGCTCAGCACAAGCAAGCTGTAGAGCTGTTTCGGACTCTTGGTTTTGTGGATAAAATCTTTG ATTTTGTTCGGAATCTTATTATGAAGCAGCAACACATAGAGGCTGTTAGATTCATTTGTGCATATAAGTTGGCTGACAAGATCCAACCAGTTGATCTCTTGCGACAACATGTGGCGAAAGTAAAGTCAGTCACCAATAGATTTGCTTGCATGAAAGAGTCCGTCGAACAAAAG ATTAAGGTCAGAGACGAAGAAATTGTTGGCCTGCGAACTGTTCTAGAATGCATTTCAGAGAACAACCTAGAATCTCATCAGGATCTAGTTAAAGAGATTAATGATCGCATTGTTGATCTAGAGAAGCAGAAGGAAAATGTTGTTCGTTTAACATCAGGACCTTCCTCCGAAGTTGAGGAAAAGACGTGTGGTGGAGAAGCAGTGACAGTAACCGTGCACAAACCTGAAGAAAAGAAACGTCATGTGGGA TTTGTTTTCCCGGAAAACTACTTTAGACCTGCTAATCCTATGGCTTGGTCTGGAAACAACGGAACAAATTACTATGGTAACTCCAGGCCGCCATATCCTCCTTTTGGATGA
- the LOC100784378 gene encoding putative gamma-glutamylcyclotransferase At3g02910: MVAKREVNGGGEGTALIFTYGTLKRGFSNHPLLQDLIRSGDASFVGTYRTAVKYPLVCGPYKVPFLLNIPGSGRWVHGEIYSVSTRGLERMDDLEGTSRAHYERLPIKVIPAAEGEEEEEEEAGFDAAAGLTCAQAYYAHGNYAMELWKKNGKRGLRCYSQKETIGYVKRKDRPQHLTFLDHIRFFLSSN; encoded by the coding sequence ATGGTAGCCAAAAGAGAGGTTAACGGCGGGGGAGAGGGAACCGCGCTAATATTCACCTACGGAACCCTGAAGCGAGGGTTCTCAAACCACCCCCTTCTCCAAGACCTCATTCGCTCCGGCGACGCCTCTTTCGTCGGAACCTACCGCACCGCCGTCAAATACCCCCTTGTCTGTGGGCCCTACAAAGTCCCCTTCCTCCTCAACATTCCCGGATCGGGTCGATGGGTCCACGGGGAGATTTACTCGGTCTCCACGCGCGGTCTCGAACGCATGGACGACCTCGAGGGAACCTCACGCGCCCACTACGAGCGTCTCCCAATCAAGGTGATTCCTGCGGCCGagggagaggaagaggaggaggaggaggcgggGTTTGATGCGGCGGCGGGGCTAACGTGCGCCCAGGCGTATTATGCGCACGGGAACTACGCGATGGAGCTGTGGAAGAAAAACGGGAAGCGTGGGTTGAGGTGTTATTCGCAGAAAGAAACGATTGGTTATGTGAAGCGTAAGGATAGGCCTCAGCATTTGACCTTCCTCGATCACATTCGCTTCTTCCTTTCTTCTAATTAA